A single Oryctolagus cuniculus chromosome 18, mOryCun1.1, whole genome shotgun sequence DNA region contains:
- the ZNF581 gene encoding zinc finger protein 581: MLVLPSPCPQPPARARAQAMEAPEPGPSSSAGSPQTSPPARLSHYLLIDTQGVPYTVLVDEAAPGPPRADGGAAQKKCYSCPVCSRVFEYMSYLQRHSITHSEVKPFECDTCGKAFKRASHLARHHAVHRAGGGRPHGCPLCPRRFRDAGELAQHSRVHSGERPFQCPHCPRRFMEQNTLQKHARWKHP; encoded by the coding sequence atgctggtgctgccgaGCCCCTGCCCGCAGCCCCCGGCGCGTGCCCGCGCGCAGGCCATGGAGGCCCCGGAGCCGGGCCCCTCGTCGTCCGCGGGGTCCCCGCAGACCTCGCCCCCTGCGCGGCTCAGCCACTACCTGCTCATCGACACGCAGGGCGTCCCCTACACGGTGCTGGTGGACGAGGCGGCGCCGGGGCCGCCGCGCGCGGACGGGGGCGCGGCGCAGAAGAAGTGCTACAGCTGCCCCGTGTGCTCGCGCGTGTTCGAGTACATGTCCTACCTGCAGCGCCACAGCATCACGCACTCGGAGGTGAAGCCCTTCGAGTGCGACACCTGCGGGAAGGCGTTCAAGCGGGCCAGCCACCTGGCGCGCCACCACGCCGTGCACCGCGCCGGCGGGGGCCGGCCGCACGGCTGCCCGCTCTGCCCACGCCGCTTCCGGGACGCGGGCGAGCTGGCGCAGCACAGCCGCGTGCACTCGGGCGAGCGCCCCTTCCAGTGCCCGCACTGCCCGCGCCGCTTCATGGAGCAGAACACGCTGCAGAAGCACGCGCGGTGGAAACACCCGTGA
- the CCDC106 gene encoding coiled-coil domain-containing protein 106 isoform X1, with translation MNERSGRRRTMKKDDEGFEVSVPFEEAPPLDSQLFYSLNSSQAGFEEPAEAASPTLALMNSVKAQLHLALERNSWLQKRIEDLEEERDFLRCQLDKFISSARVDAEDHCRAKPGPRRAEGDSRGGAGGEASDLESAASSLSAASEEGSAGERKRQRPRAGAGRRRFGKPKARERQRVKDADGVLCRYKKILGTFQKLKSMSRAFEHHRVDRNTVALTTPIAELLIVAPEKLAEVGEFDPSKERLLEYSRRCFLALDDETLKKVQALKKSKLLLPITYRFKR, from the exons ATGAACGAGCGGAGCGGCCGGAGGCGGACGA TGAAGAAAGACGATGAGGGCTTTGAGGTCTCCGTCCCCTTCGAGGAGGCGCCCCCGCTGGACTCGCAGCTCTTCTACAGCCTGAACTCCTCGCAGGCGGGCTTCGAGG AGCCCGCGGAGGCCGCGTCGCCCACCCTGGCCCTGATGAACAGCGTCAAGGCGCAGCTGCACCTGGCCCTGGAGAGGAACTCGTGGCTGCAGAAGCGCATCGAGGACCTGGAGGAGGAGCGGGACTTCCTGCGCTGCCAGCTGGACAAGTTCATCTCCTCCGCGCGCGTGGACGCAG aGGACCACTGCCGGGCCAAGCCGGGGCCCCGGCGGGCGGAGGGGGACAGCCGCGGCGGCGCGGGGGGCGAGGCCTCGGACCTGGAGTCGGCCGCCTCGTCGCTCAGCGCCGCGTCCGAGGAAGGCAGCGCCGgcgagaggaagaggcagaggccgcGGGCGGGCGCCGGCCGGAGGCGCTTCGGGAAGCCCAAGGCCCGGGAGCGGCAGCGGG TGAAGGACGCCGACGGCGTGCTGTGCCGCTACAAGAAGATCCTGGGCACCTTCCAGAAGCTCAAGAGCATGTCGCGGGCCTTCGAGCACCACCGCGTGGACCGCAACACCGTGGCGCTGACCACGCCCATCGCCGAGCTGCTCATCGTGGCCCCCGAGAAGCTGGCCGAGGTGGGCGAGTTCGACCCCTCCAAGGAGCGCCTGCTCGAGTACTCGCGCCGCTGCTTCCTGGCCCTGGACGACGAGACGCTCAAGAAGGTGCAGGCGCTCAAGAAGAGCAAGCTGCTGCTGCCCATCACCTACCGCTTCAAGCGGTGA
- the CCDC106 gene encoding coiled-coil domain-containing protein 106 isoform X2: protein MNERSGRRRTSEDAGPRWGAAPAGPAAAWRVTAGLSCPVKKDDEGFEVSVPFEEAPPLDSQLFYSLNSSQAGFEEPAEAASPTLALMNSVKAQLHLALERNSWLQKRIEDLEEERDFLRCQLDKFISSARVDAEDHCRAKPGPRRAEGDSRGGAGGEASDLESAASSLSAASEEGSAGERKRQRPRAGAGRRRFGKPKARERQRVKDADGVLCRYKKILGTFQKLKSMSRAFEHHRVDRNTVALTTPIAELLIVAPEKLAEVGEFDPSKERLLEYSRRCFLALDDETLKKVQALKKSKLLLPITYRFKR from the exons ATGAACGAGCGGAGCGGCCGGAGGCGGACGAGTGAGGACGCGGGGCCGCGGTGGGGGGCGGCCCCGGCGGGGCCTGCGGCCGCCTGGCGCGTGACCGCGGGCCTCTCCTGTCCAGTGAAGAAAGACGATGAGGGCTTTGAGGTCTCCGTCCCCTTCGAGGAGGCGCCCCCGCTGGACTCGCAGCTCTTCTACAGCCTGAACTCCTCGCAGGCGGGCTTCGAGG AGCCCGCGGAGGCCGCGTCGCCCACCCTGGCCCTGATGAACAGCGTCAAGGCGCAGCTGCACCTGGCCCTGGAGAGGAACTCGTGGCTGCAGAAGCGCATCGAGGACCTGGAGGAGGAGCGGGACTTCCTGCGCTGCCAGCTGGACAAGTTCATCTCCTCCGCGCGCGTGGACGCAG aGGACCACTGCCGGGCCAAGCCGGGGCCCCGGCGGGCGGAGGGGGACAGCCGCGGCGGCGCGGGGGGCGAGGCCTCGGACCTGGAGTCGGCCGCCTCGTCGCTCAGCGCCGCGTCCGAGGAAGGCAGCGCCGgcgagaggaagaggcagaggccgcGGGCGGGCGCCGGCCGGAGGCGCTTCGGGAAGCCCAAGGCCCGGGAGCGGCAGCGGG TGAAGGACGCCGACGGCGTGCTGTGCCGCTACAAGAAGATCCTGGGCACCTTCCAGAAGCTCAAGAGCATGTCGCGGGCCTTCGAGCACCACCGCGTGGACCGCAACACCGTGGCGCTGACCACGCCCATCGCCGAGCTGCTCATCGTGGCCCCCGAGAAGCTGGCCGAGGTGGGCGAGTTCGACCCCTCCAAGGAGCGCCTGCTCGAGTACTCGCGCCGCTGCTTCCTGGCCCTGGACGACGAGACGCTCAAGAAGGTGCAGGCGCTCAAGAAGAGCAAGCTGCTGCTGCCCATCACCTACCGCTTCAAGCGGTGA
- the U2AF2 gene encoding splicing factor U2AF 65 kDa subunit isoform X2 → MSDFDEFERQLNENKQERDKENRHRKRSHSRSRSRDRKRRSRSRDRRNRDQRSASRDRRRRSKPLTRGAKEDHGGLIRSPRHEKKKKVRKYWDVPPPGFEHITPMQYKAMQAAGQIPATALLPTMTPDGLAVTPTPVPVVGSQMTRQARRLYVGNIPFGITEEAMMDFFNAQMRLGGLTQAPGNPVLAVQINQDKNFAFLEFRSVDETTQAMAFDGIIFQGQSLKIRRPHDYQPLPGMSENPSVYVPGVVSTVVPDSAHKLFIGGLPNYLNDDQVKELLTSFGPLKAFNLVKDSATGLSKGYAFCEYVDINVTDQAIAGLNGMQLGDKKLLVQRASVGAKNATLSTINQTPVTLQVPGLMSSQVQMGGHPTEVLCLMNMVLPEELLDDEEYEEIVEDVRDECSKYGLVKSIEIPRPVDGVEVPGCGKIFVEFTSVFDCQKAMQGLTGRKFANRVVVTKYCDPDSYHRRDFW, encoded by the exons ATGTCGGACTTCGACGAGTTCGAGCGGCAGCTCAACGAGAATAAACAAG AGAGGGACAAGGAGAACCGGCACCGGAAGCGCAGTCATAGCCGCTCGCGAAGCCGGGACCGCAAgcgccggagccggagccgggaccGGCGCAACCGAGACCAGCGGAGCGCCTCGCGGGACAGGCGGCGGCGAAG caaACCTTTGACCAGAGGCGCTAAAGAGGACCACGGTGGATTGAT tcGCTCCCCCCGCcatgagaagaagaagaaggtgcgTAAATACTGGGACGTGCCTCCCCCTGGCTTCGAGCACATCACCCCAATGCAGTACAAGGCCATGCAAG CTGCGGGTCAGATTCCAGCcactgccctcctccccaccatGACCCCGGATGGTCTGGCCGTGACTCCGACGCCGGTGCCCGTGGTTGGGAGCCAGATGACGAGGCAGGCCCGGCGCCTCTACGTGGGCAACATCCCCTTCGGCATCACTGAG GAGGCCATGATGGATTTCTTCAACGCCCAGATGCGCCTGGGGGGGCTGACGCAGGCTCCTGGGAACCCTGTGTTGGCTGTGCAGATTAACCAAGACAAGAACTTTGCTTTTCTGGAG tTCCGCTCTGTGGATGAGACCACCCAGGCCATGGCCTTCGACGGCATCATCTTCCAGGGCCAGTCGCTGAAGATCCGCAGGCCTCACGACTACCAGCCCCTGCCCGGCATGTCGGAGAACCCCTCCGTCTACGTGCCTG GAGTTGTGTCCACCGTGGTCCCTGACTCTGCTCACAAACTGTTCATCGGGGGCTTACCCAACTACCTGAATGATGACCAG GTAAAAGAGCTGCTGACCTCCTTCGGGCCTCTGAAGGCCTTCAACCTGGTCAAGGACAGTGCCACGGGGCTCTCCAAGGGTTACGCCTTCTGTGAGTACGTGGACATCAACGTCACGGATCAG GCCATCGCGGGGCTCAACGGGATGCAGCTTGGGGATAAGAAGCTGCTCGTGCAGCGGGCGAGTGTGGGAGCCAAGAACGCCACGCTG AGCACCATCAATCAGACGCCCGTGACCTTGCAAGTGCCGGGCCTGATGAGCTCCCAGGTGCAGATGGGCGGCCACCCGACCGAGGTCCTGTGCCTCATGAACATGGTGCTGCCCGAGGAGCTGCTGGACGACGAGGAGTACGAGGAGATCGTGGAGGACGTGCGGGACGAGTGCAGCAAGTACGGGCTGGTCAAGTCCATCGAGATCCCCCGGCCCGTGGACGGCGTGGAGGTGCCCGGCTGTGGAAAG
- the ZNF580 gene encoding zinc finger protein 580 — protein sequence MLLLPPRPPHPRAASPEVMDPPPPKAPPFPKAEGAPSTPSAAAGPRPPRLGRHLLIDANGVPYTYTVQLEEEPRGAGAPREAAAGEPGPRKGYSCPECARVFASPLRLQSHRVSHSDLKPFTCGACGKAFKRSSHLSRHRATHRARAGPPHTCPLCPRRFQDAAELAQHVRLH from the coding sequence atgctgctgctgccgccgcggccgccgcaccCTCGGGCCGCCTCCCCGGAGGTCATGGACCCACCGCCCCCCAAGGCGCCCCCGTTCCCCAAGGCGGAGGGCGCGCCCTCCACGCcctcggcggcggcggggccTCGGCCCCCGCGGCTGGGCCGCCATCTGCTCATCGACGCGAACGGGGTCCCCTACACGTACACGgtgcagctggaggaggagccgCGGGGCGCCGGGGCCCCGCGCGAGGCGGCCGCGGGCGAGCCGGGCCCGCGCAAGGGCTACAGCTGCCCGGAGTGCGCCCGCGTCTTCGCCAGCCCGCTGCGGCTGCAGAGCCACCGCGTGTCGCACTCGGACCTCAAGCCGTTCACGTGCGGCGCCTGCGGCAAGGCCTTCAAGCGCTCCAGCCACCTGTCCCGGCACCGCGCCACGCACCGCGCCCGCGCCGGGCCGCCGCACACCTGCCCGCTCTGCCCGCGCCGCTTCCAGGACGCCGCAGAGCTGGCGCAGCACGTGCGGCTGCACTGA
- the U2AF2 gene encoding splicing factor U2AF 65 kDa subunit isoform X4 → MSDFDEFERQLNENKQERDKENRHRKRSHSRSRSRDRKRRSRSRDRRNRDQRSASRDRRRRSRSPRHEKKKKVRKYWDVPPPGFEHITPMQYKAMQAAGQIPATALLPTMTPDGLAVTPTPVPVVGSQMTRQARRLYVGNIPFGITEEAMMDFFNAQMRLGGLTQAPGNPVLAVQINQDKNFAFLEFRSVDETTQAMAFDGIIFQGQSLKIRRPHDYQPLPGMSENPSVYVPGVVSTVVPDSAHKLFIGGLPNYLNDDQVKELLTSFGPLKAFNLVKDSATGLSKGYAFCEYVDINVTDQAIAGLNGMQLGDKKLLVQRASVGAKNATLSTINQTPVTLQVPGLMSSQVQMGGHPTEVLCLMNMVLPEELLDDEEYEEIVEDVRDECSKYGLVKSIEIPRPVDGVEVPGCGKIFVEFTSVFDCQKAMQGLTGRKFANRVVVTKYCDPDSYHRRDFW, encoded by the exons ATGTCGGACTTCGACGAGTTCGAGCGGCAGCTCAACGAGAATAAACAAG AGAGGGACAAGGAGAACCGGCACCGGAAGCGCAGTCATAGCCGCTCGCGAAGCCGGGACCGCAAgcgccggagccggagccgggaccGGCGCAACCGAGACCAGCGGAGCGCCTCGCGGGACAGGCGGCGGCGAAG tcGCTCCCCCCGCcatgagaagaagaagaaggtgcgTAAATACTGGGACGTGCCTCCCCCTGGCTTCGAGCACATCACCCCAATGCAGTACAAGGCCATGCAAG CTGCGGGTCAGATTCCAGCcactgccctcctccccaccatGACCCCGGATGGTCTGGCCGTGACTCCGACGCCGGTGCCCGTGGTTGGGAGCCAGATGACGAGGCAGGCCCGGCGCCTCTACGTGGGCAACATCCCCTTCGGCATCACTGAG GAGGCCATGATGGATTTCTTCAACGCCCAGATGCGCCTGGGGGGGCTGACGCAGGCTCCTGGGAACCCTGTGTTGGCTGTGCAGATTAACCAAGACAAGAACTTTGCTTTTCTGGAG tTCCGCTCTGTGGATGAGACCACCCAGGCCATGGCCTTCGACGGCATCATCTTCCAGGGCCAGTCGCTGAAGATCCGCAGGCCTCACGACTACCAGCCCCTGCCCGGCATGTCGGAGAACCCCTCCGTCTACGTGCCTG GAGTTGTGTCCACCGTGGTCCCTGACTCTGCTCACAAACTGTTCATCGGGGGCTTACCCAACTACCTGAATGATGACCAG GTAAAAGAGCTGCTGACCTCCTTCGGGCCTCTGAAGGCCTTCAACCTGGTCAAGGACAGTGCCACGGGGCTCTCCAAGGGTTACGCCTTCTGTGAGTACGTGGACATCAACGTCACGGATCAG GCCATCGCGGGGCTCAACGGGATGCAGCTTGGGGATAAGAAGCTGCTCGTGCAGCGGGCGAGTGTGGGAGCCAAGAACGCCACGCTG AGCACCATCAATCAGACGCCCGTGACCTTGCAAGTGCCGGGCCTGATGAGCTCCCAGGTGCAGATGGGCGGCCACCCGACCGAGGTCCTGTGCCTCATGAACATGGTGCTGCCCGAGGAGCTGCTGGACGACGAGGAGTACGAGGAGATCGTGGAGGACGTGCGGGACGAGTGCAGCAAGTACGGGCTGGTCAAGTCCATCGAGATCCCCCGGCCCGTGGACGGCGTGGAGGTGCCCGGCTGTGGAAAG
- the CCDC106 gene encoding coiled-coil domain-containing protein 106 isoform X3, producing MGAAAAVGPRPRFRARVVPLRRSAAGSTESPAMNERSGRRRTMKKDDEGFEVSVPFEEAPPLDSQLFYSLNSSQAGFEEPAEAASPTLALMNSVKAQLHLALERNSWLQKRIEDLEEERDFLRCQLDKFISSARVDAVKDADGVLCRYKKILGTFQKLKSMSRAFEHHRVDRNTVALTTPIAELLIVAPEKLAEVGEFDPSKERLLEYSRRCFLALDDETLKKVQALKKSKLLLPITYRFKR from the exons atgggcgccgccgccgccgtcggtCCGCGGCCCAGATTCCGCGCGCGGGTGG TGCCCCTGAGGCGCTCCGCTGCGGGGTCCACAGAAAGCCCGGCGATGAACGAGCGGAGCGGCCGGAGGCGGACGA TGAAGAAAGACGATGAGGGCTTTGAGGTCTCCGTCCCCTTCGAGGAGGCGCCCCCGCTGGACTCGCAGCTCTTCTACAGCCTGAACTCCTCGCAGGCGGGCTTCGAGG AGCCCGCGGAGGCCGCGTCGCCCACCCTGGCCCTGATGAACAGCGTCAAGGCGCAGCTGCACCTGGCCCTGGAGAGGAACTCGTGGCTGCAGAAGCGCATCGAGGACCTGGAGGAGGAGCGGGACTTCCTGCGCTGCCAGCTGGACAAGTTCATCTCCTCCGCGCGCGTGGACGCAG TGAAGGACGCCGACGGCGTGCTGTGCCGCTACAAGAAGATCCTGGGCACCTTCCAGAAGCTCAAGAGCATGTCGCGGGCCTTCGAGCACCACCGCGTGGACCGCAACACCGTGGCGCTGACCACGCCCATCGCCGAGCTGCTCATCGTGGCCCCCGAGAAGCTGGCCGAGGTGGGCGAGTTCGACCCCTCCAAGGAGCGCCTGCTCGAGTACTCGCGCCGCTGCTTCCTGGCCCTGGACGACGAGACGCTCAAGAAGGTGCAGGCGCTCAAGAAGAGCAAGCTGCTGCTGCCCATCACCTACCGCTTCAAGCGGTGA
- the U2AF2 gene encoding splicing factor U2AF 65 kDa subunit isoform X1, whose translation MSDFDEFERQLNENKQERDKENRHRKRSHSRSRSRDRKRRSRSRDRRNRDQRSASRDRRRRSKPLTRGAKEDHGGLIRSPRHEKKKKVRKYWDVPPPGFEHITPMQYKAMQAAGQIPATALLPTMTPDGLAVTPTPVPVVGSQMTRQARRLYVGNIPFGITEEAMMDFFNAQMRLGGLTQAPGNPVLAVQINQDKNFAFLEFRSVDETTQAMAFDGIIFQGQSLKIRRPHDYQPLPGMSENPSVYVPGVVSTVVPDSAHKLFIGGLPNYLNDDQVKELLTSFGPLKAFNLVKDSATGLSKGYAFCEYVDINVTDQAIAGLNGMQLGDKKLLVQRASVGAKNATLVSPLSTINQTPVTLQVPGLMSSQVQMGGHPTEVLCLMNMVLPEELLDDEEYEEIVEDVRDECSKYGLVKSIEIPRPVDGVEVPGCGKIFVEFTSVFDCQKAMQGLTGRKFANRVVVTKYCDPDSYHRRDFW comes from the exons ATGTCGGACTTCGACGAGTTCGAGCGGCAGCTCAACGAGAATAAACAAG AGAGGGACAAGGAGAACCGGCACCGGAAGCGCAGTCATAGCCGCTCGCGAAGCCGGGACCGCAAgcgccggagccggagccgggaccGGCGCAACCGAGACCAGCGGAGCGCCTCGCGGGACAGGCGGCGGCGAAG caaACCTTTGACCAGAGGCGCTAAAGAGGACCACGGTGGATTGAT tcGCTCCCCCCGCcatgagaagaagaagaaggtgcgTAAATACTGGGACGTGCCTCCCCCTGGCTTCGAGCACATCACCCCAATGCAGTACAAGGCCATGCAAG CTGCGGGTCAGATTCCAGCcactgccctcctccccaccatGACCCCGGATGGTCTGGCCGTGACTCCGACGCCGGTGCCCGTGGTTGGGAGCCAGATGACGAGGCAGGCCCGGCGCCTCTACGTGGGCAACATCCCCTTCGGCATCACTGAG GAGGCCATGATGGATTTCTTCAACGCCCAGATGCGCCTGGGGGGGCTGACGCAGGCTCCTGGGAACCCTGTGTTGGCTGTGCAGATTAACCAAGACAAGAACTTTGCTTTTCTGGAG tTCCGCTCTGTGGATGAGACCACCCAGGCCATGGCCTTCGACGGCATCATCTTCCAGGGCCAGTCGCTGAAGATCCGCAGGCCTCACGACTACCAGCCCCTGCCCGGCATGTCGGAGAACCCCTCCGTCTACGTGCCTG GAGTTGTGTCCACCGTGGTCCCTGACTCTGCTCACAAACTGTTCATCGGGGGCTTACCCAACTACCTGAATGATGACCAG GTAAAAGAGCTGCTGACCTCCTTCGGGCCTCTGAAGGCCTTCAACCTGGTCAAGGACAGTGCCACGGGGCTCTCCAAGGGTTACGCCTTCTGTGAGTACGTGGACATCAACGTCACGGATCAG GCCATCGCGGGGCTCAACGGGATGCAGCTTGGGGATAAGAAGCTGCTCGTGCAGCGGGCGAGTGTGGGAGCCAAGAACGCCACGCTGGTGAGCCCCCTG AGCACCATCAATCAGACGCCCGTGACCTTGCAAGTGCCGGGCCTGATGAGCTCCCAGGTGCAGATGGGCGGCCACCCGACCGAGGTCCTGTGCCTCATGAACATGGTGCTGCCCGAGGAGCTGCTGGACGACGAGGAGTACGAGGAGATCGTGGAGGACGTGCGGGACGAGTGCAGCAAGTACGGGCTGGTCAAGTCCATCGAGATCCCCCGGCCCGTGGACGGCGTGGAGGTGCCCGGCTGTGGAAAG
- the U2AF2 gene encoding splicing factor U2AF 65 kDa subunit isoform X3, translating into MSDFDEFERQLNENKQERDKENRHRKRSHSRSRSRDRKRRSRSRDRRNRDQRSASRDRRRRSRSPRHEKKKKVRKYWDVPPPGFEHITPMQYKAMQAAGQIPATALLPTMTPDGLAVTPTPVPVVGSQMTRQARRLYVGNIPFGITEEAMMDFFNAQMRLGGLTQAPGNPVLAVQINQDKNFAFLEFRSVDETTQAMAFDGIIFQGQSLKIRRPHDYQPLPGMSENPSVYVPGVVSTVVPDSAHKLFIGGLPNYLNDDQVKELLTSFGPLKAFNLVKDSATGLSKGYAFCEYVDINVTDQAIAGLNGMQLGDKKLLVQRASVGAKNATLVSPLSTINQTPVTLQVPGLMSSQVQMGGHPTEVLCLMNMVLPEELLDDEEYEEIVEDVRDECSKYGLVKSIEIPRPVDGVEVPGCGKIFVEFTSVFDCQKAMQGLTGRKFANRVVVTKYCDPDSYHRRDFW; encoded by the exons ATGTCGGACTTCGACGAGTTCGAGCGGCAGCTCAACGAGAATAAACAAG AGAGGGACAAGGAGAACCGGCACCGGAAGCGCAGTCATAGCCGCTCGCGAAGCCGGGACCGCAAgcgccggagccggagccgggaccGGCGCAACCGAGACCAGCGGAGCGCCTCGCGGGACAGGCGGCGGCGAAG tcGCTCCCCCCGCcatgagaagaagaagaaggtgcgTAAATACTGGGACGTGCCTCCCCCTGGCTTCGAGCACATCACCCCAATGCAGTACAAGGCCATGCAAG CTGCGGGTCAGATTCCAGCcactgccctcctccccaccatGACCCCGGATGGTCTGGCCGTGACTCCGACGCCGGTGCCCGTGGTTGGGAGCCAGATGACGAGGCAGGCCCGGCGCCTCTACGTGGGCAACATCCCCTTCGGCATCACTGAG GAGGCCATGATGGATTTCTTCAACGCCCAGATGCGCCTGGGGGGGCTGACGCAGGCTCCTGGGAACCCTGTGTTGGCTGTGCAGATTAACCAAGACAAGAACTTTGCTTTTCTGGAG tTCCGCTCTGTGGATGAGACCACCCAGGCCATGGCCTTCGACGGCATCATCTTCCAGGGCCAGTCGCTGAAGATCCGCAGGCCTCACGACTACCAGCCCCTGCCCGGCATGTCGGAGAACCCCTCCGTCTACGTGCCTG GAGTTGTGTCCACCGTGGTCCCTGACTCTGCTCACAAACTGTTCATCGGGGGCTTACCCAACTACCTGAATGATGACCAG GTAAAAGAGCTGCTGACCTCCTTCGGGCCTCTGAAGGCCTTCAACCTGGTCAAGGACAGTGCCACGGGGCTCTCCAAGGGTTACGCCTTCTGTGAGTACGTGGACATCAACGTCACGGATCAG GCCATCGCGGGGCTCAACGGGATGCAGCTTGGGGATAAGAAGCTGCTCGTGCAGCGGGCGAGTGTGGGAGCCAAGAACGCCACGCTGGTGAGCCCCCTG AGCACCATCAATCAGACGCCCGTGACCTTGCAAGTGCCGGGCCTGATGAGCTCCCAGGTGCAGATGGGCGGCCACCCGACCGAGGTCCTGTGCCTCATGAACATGGTGCTGCCCGAGGAGCTGCTGGACGACGAGGAGTACGAGGAGATCGTGGAGGACGTGCGGGACGAGTGCAGCAAGTACGGGCTGGTCAAGTCCATCGAGATCCCCCGGCCCGTGGACGGCGTGGAGGTGCCCGGCTGTGGAAAG